AACGTGTATCTGCCCCGAATTGCACCTCGGCGGATATGTCACGAAACCGATCATCTCCTACTTCGAGGGTATTAGCACTGCCTCGGCCGGCGCCCCTTACGCTTGGGACAATTGTTCGCGACAACAAACCGAGGGGCGTGCACATCGGGTTGGCTGGGCATTTCTTTCGCGCCCGCAGAACCACCGGCCGGTGCACTAATAGAGATCGCGGAGATCGGCCAACCTGCTTCCATCGCGGGCAGCGGCGGCCGGCCACCGCCCAGATCGATGTCTGCGATCATGACGCCGGCCACCATCATCGCGAGAATGGTCACGACCGATGGCAAGGGCGTCATCCACGTCGGTGCGGGCTTTGTCATCATTGTTTTAGTCCTTCCTGTGGCGACGCAGGCGCTGAATCCTGTTGAAACACTTGCGATTTATTCATGAAGAGGCCGAGTGGGCTCGCCGCTTCGCTGTTGCTGTGACGGCGGGTTTTGAGACGGCGCTGGTGAGCGAGCAACACGGCGGCCAGGTCAGCAACCTCGCGGGCGCAGCCCCACGACAGGGTGACGCCGGCGTCGCCGTGGCCGTAGTTGTGAACGATGCAAGCGTCGGGTTCGATCTGCAGTCGTACCCCACCTTCGCGGAACGGCTGCAGGCCCACCCATAGCGGGTCGAACGAGTCCAGTTGGGCAACCCGCAAAGTCGGCAGGAATTCGGTGCAGCGGTCGAGCATCTCGCGCAGCGGCGGGTAGTTGTCCAGCGTGAGATCGGTGTCGAATTTGCCCGGCTCCACCAGAGCGCCCAACAAAAGTCGATCAGCACCGCGGGGTGCAATGAAGACGGCGTCGTGGTTGTCCGTGCTCGGATCGCCGGCCACCGCGTGCACCGCGGTCACGCGCGGCATGGAGGTGCCGTCATTGACTACCCGTAACAGCGCAGCCCGGTGCGGTTGCACGGTCGGATCGCAGGCCAATTCGCGGGCTCCCAAACCAGAGCAGTTCACAATCAGGTCTGTCCCGAATTCGGCCAGCAGCTTGTCGTGCTGCTCGGCTAGCGGGCCGCAGATGCTGCGCCGAACGACGGTCACGCCGGCGGCTTGGGCCTGCCCAGCTAGCCATCTCAGATACTTGGCGGTATCGATGGTGGGTGCCGGATAGGAATAGGCGTCCACCACCCCACAGCCCGCGTTGACACCGTATTCGGCGATCAGCCCGACGTCGTGCACAAACCCGGGCAGTAGCTGCTTGACGACGGCCATTTTCGTCATCGCAGCCCGATCCTGCTCGATGGGGCGTGAGAAA
The sequence above is a segment of the Mycobacterium sp. 050128 genome. Coding sequences within it:
- a CDS encoding FAD-dependent oxidoreductase, with the translated sequence MRARTHQPSALVIGAGISGGTTALVLARRGWRVVVAANRFDADTVSSVAGAVWEWPPSVCGRHHNQAVHARAAVWALDSYLRFSGLAADHRTGVIVRPMVFYFSRPIEQDRAAMTKMAVVKQLLPGFVHDVGLIAEYGVNAGCGVVDAYSYPAPTIDTAKYLRWLAGQAQAAGVTVVRRSICGPLAEQHDKLLAEFGTDLIVNCSGLGARELACDPTVQPHRAALLRVVNDGTSMPRVTAVHAVAGDPSTDNHDAVFIAPRGADRLLLGALVEPGKFDTDLTLDNYPPLREMLDRCTEFLPTLRVAQLDSFDPLWVGLQPFREGGVRLQIEPDACIVHNYGHGDAGVTLSWGCAREVADLAAVLLAHQRRLKTRRHSNSEAASPLGLFMNKSQVFQQDSAPASPQEGLKQ